In one Pseudomonas sp. 31-12 genomic region, the following are encoded:
- the potA gene encoding polyamine ABC transporter ATP-binding protein, with protein MANASSTYRKALEGHQTSKKVLVKVDRVTKKFDETCAVDDVSLEIHQGEIFALLGGSGSGKSTLLRMLAGFERPTEGRIFLDGVDITDMPPYERPINMMFQSYALFPHMTVAQNIAFGLKQDRLPASEIDARVEEMLRLVHMTQYAKRKPHQLSGGQRQRVALARSLAKRPKLLLLDEPMGALDKKLRSQMQLELVEIIERVGVTCVMVTHDQEEAMTMAQRIAIMHLGWIAQIGSPIDIYEAPVSRMVCEFIGNVNAFEGTVVEDLEGHAIIHSPDLEQKIYVGHGVSTSVQDKSITYAIRPEKMLVSTLKPDTRYNWSEGKVHDIAYLGGHSVFYVELPGGKVVQSFMANAERRGARPTWDDKVYVWWEDDSGVVLRS; from the coding sequence ATGGCAAACGCCTCCAGCACTTACAGGAAGGCTCTTGAAGGTCACCAGACATCGAAAAAGGTGTTGGTGAAAGTCGACCGCGTCACCAAGAAGTTCGACGAAACCTGCGCCGTAGACGATGTCTCGCTTGAGATTCATCAAGGGGAAATCTTCGCCCTGCTCGGTGGTTCCGGCTCCGGAAAATCGACCCTGCTGCGCATGCTCGCCGGCTTCGAGCGCCCGACCGAAGGACGGATTTTCCTCGACGGTGTCGACATCACCGACATGCCGCCGTACGAACGGCCGATCAACATGATGTTCCAGTCGTACGCCCTGTTCCCGCACATGACCGTGGCGCAGAACATTGCCTTCGGCCTCAAACAGGACCGTTTGCCCGCCAGCGAAATCGACGCCCGCGTTGAAGAGATGCTGCGCCTGGTGCACATGACTCAATACGCTAAACGCAAACCTCATCAGTTGTCCGGCGGTCAGCGTCAGCGCGTGGCCCTCGCCCGCTCCCTGGCCAAGCGTCCGAAGTTGCTGTTGCTCGACGAACCGATGGGCGCACTGGATAAAAAGCTGCGCTCGCAGATGCAACTGGAGTTGGTGGAAATCATCGAGCGCGTCGGCGTGACCTGCGTGATGGTGACCCACGACCAGGAAGAGGCCATGACCATGGCCCAGCGCATCGCGATCATGCACCTGGGCTGGATCGCGCAGATCGGCAGCCCGATCGACATTTATGAAGCGCCGGTCAGCCGCATGGTCTGCGAATTCATCGGCAACGTGAACGCCTTTGAAGGCACGGTGGTAGAAGACCTGGAAGGTCACGCGATCATTCACAGCCCGGACCTGGAGCAGAAGATTTACGTCGGTCACGGCGTCAGCACTTCGGTGCAGGACAAGTCGATCACCTACGCGATCCGTCCGGAAAAAATGCTGGTCAGCACCCTCAAGCCGGACACCCGTTACAACTGGTCCGAAGGCAAGGTGCATGACATCGCTTACCTCGGCGGTCACTCGGTGTTTTACGTCGAGCTGCCTGGCGGCAAAGTCGTGCAATCGTTCATGGCCAACGCCGAACGCCGTGGCGCCCGTCCGACCTGGGACGACAAGGTCTACGTGTGGTGGGAAGACGACAGCGGCGTGGTACTGCGCTCATGA
- a CDS encoding ABC transporter permease subunit encodes MPSGRKLVIGIPFLWLCLFFLLPFFLVMKISFSEAALAIPPYSEIYTFAEQKFQLLLNIGNYSLLTEDELYISAYFGSLKVAFLSTLMCLVIGFPMAYAITKANKETQNVLLLLIMMPTWTAILIRVYAWMGILSNNGLLNGFLMWTGLTDHPIEILNTNTAVYIGVVYAYLPFMVLPLYANLVKHDQSLLEAASDLGSSNFNNFWKITVPLAKNGIIAGCMLVFIPVVGEFVIPELLGGPETLMIGRVLWQEFFNNRDWPVASALAVVMLLILIVPILLFNRSQAKEMEGRG; translated from the coding sequence ATGCCGAGTGGTCGAAAGCTCGTCATCGGGATTCCTTTCCTGTGGCTGTGCCTGTTTTTCCTGTTGCCGTTCTTCCTGGTGATGAAGATCAGCTTCTCGGAAGCGGCCCTGGCCATTCCTCCCTACTCCGAGATCTACACCTTCGCCGAGCAGAAATTCCAGCTGCTGCTGAACATCGGCAACTACTCGCTGCTGACCGAAGATGAGTTGTACATCTCGGCCTACTTCGGCTCGTTGAAGGTCGCGTTTTTAAGCACGCTGATGTGCCTGGTGATCGGTTTCCCGATGGCCTACGCGATCACCAAGGCGAACAAGGAAACGCAAAACGTTTTGCTGTTGCTGATCATGATGCCGACCTGGACCGCGATCCTGATCCGCGTGTATGCATGGATGGGCATTCTCAGCAACAACGGTTTGCTCAACGGGTTTTTGATGTGGACCGGGCTGACGGATCACCCGATCGAGATCCTCAACACCAACACTGCCGTGTATATCGGCGTGGTGTATGCGTATCTGCCGTTCATGGTGCTGCCGCTGTACGCCAACCTGGTCAAGCACGATCAAAGCTTGCTGGAAGCCGCGTCCGACCTGGGTTCGAGCAACTTCAACAACTTCTGGAAAATCACTGTGCCGCTGGCCAAGAACGGGATCATTGCCGGCTGCATGCTGGTGTTCATTCCGGTGGTCGGTGAGTTCGTGATTCCGGAACTGTTGGGCGGCCCGGAGACGCTGATGATTGGCCGTGTGCTGTGGCAAGAGTTCTTCAACAACCGCGACTGGCCGGTGGCGTCTGCCCTGGCGGTGGTGATGCTGTTGATCCTGATTGTGCCGATCCTGTTGTTCAACCGTAGCCAGGCCAAAGAGATGGAGGGTCGGGGATGA